A genomic stretch from Streptomyces sp. QL37 includes:
- the panC gene encoding pantoate--beta-alanine ligase codes for MNTAPATLLRSTAELDALGRAAGTRRAVVMTMGALHDGHATLIRAARAAAGPGGQVVVTVFVNPLQFGEAADLDRYPRTLEADLAVASEAGADAVFAPSVDEVYPGGEPQVRIVAGPMGERLEGAARPGHFDGMLTVVAKLLHLTRPDAAFFGQKDVQQLALVRRMVRDLNFGTDIVAVPTVRDPDGLALSSRNRFLSTEERRTALALPRALFAARDRLVAQQTLHARARTVPERDGRAAALNQLGEARAAADTQAVALARPTVAPAAVLAAARAVLDEAAEEAVPLALDYVALVDPADFTEVPDDRVSGEAVLVVAARVGATRLIDNIPLTLGALT; via the coding sequence ATGAACACCGCACCCGCCACCCTGCTGCGCTCCACGGCGGAGCTGGACGCCCTCGGCCGGGCCGCCGGGACACGCCGCGCCGTCGTGATGACGATGGGCGCGCTGCACGACGGCCATGCCACGCTGATCCGTGCCGCGCGGGCCGCCGCCGGGCCCGGGGGCCAGGTCGTGGTCACCGTCTTCGTCAACCCGCTCCAGTTCGGCGAGGCCGCCGACCTCGACCGCTACCCCCGCACCCTGGAGGCCGACCTCGCCGTCGCCTCGGAGGCCGGCGCCGACGCGGTGTTCGCCCCCTCCGTCGACGAGGTCTACCCGGGCGGCGAGCCGCAGGTGAGGATCGTCGCCGGCCCCATGGGCGAGCGGCTGGAAGGCGCCGCCCGTCCCGGGCACTTCGACGGCATGCTCACCGTCGTCGCCAAGCTCCTGCACCTCACCCGCCCGGACGCGGCGTTCTTCGGACAGAAGGACGTCCAGCAGCTGGCGCTGGTCCGCCGTATGGTGCGCGACCTCAACTTCGGCACCGACATCGTCGCGGTGCCGACCGTCCGCGACCCCGACGGCCTGGCGCTCTCCAGCCGCAACCGCTTCCTCTCCACCGAGGAGCGCCGGACCGCGCTGGCCCTGCCCAGGGCCCTGTTCGCCGCCCGCGACCGGCTGGTCGCCCAGCAGACCCTGCACGCCCGCGCCCGGACGGTCCCGGAGCGTGACGGCCGCGCCGCCGCCCTGAACCAGCTCGGAGAGGCCCGCGCGGCCGCCGACACCCAGGCCGTGGCGCTGGCCCGGCCGACCGTCGCACCCGCCGCGGTGCTGGCCGCCGCCCGGGCCGTCCTCGACGAGGCGGCGGAGGAGGCGGTGCCGCTCGCCCTCGACTACGTGGCGCTCGTGGACCCGGCGGACTTCACCGAGGTGCCCGACGACCGCGTCAGCGGCGAGGCCGTCCTCGTCGTCGCGGCGCGGGTGGGAGCCACCCGCCTCATCGACAACATCCCGCTGACCCTCGGAGCCCTCACGTGA
- a CDS encoding DUF2520 domain-containing protein has translation MNASVSKEALDARDRPARLTVGVVGAGRVGPALAASLQLAGHRPVAVSGVSDASVRRAAALLPDVPLVTPAEVLARAELVLLTVPDDALPGLVEGLAETGAVRPGQLLVHTSGRYGTKVLDPALRAGALPLALHPAMTFTGSSVDVQRLAGCSFGVTAPEELRLAAEALVIEMGGEPEWIAEESRPLYHAALALGANHLVTLVAQSMDLLRKAGVGAPDRMLGPLLGAALDNALRSGDAALTGPVARGDAGTVSAHIRELRAHAPQTVAGYLAMARATADRALDHGLLKPEFAEDLLGVLSDSNAVNGTNGTHGPDASGPGEKR, from the coding sequence GTGAACGCATCAGTTTCCAAGGAAGCCCTCGACGCGAGGGACCGCCCCGCCCGTCTCACCGTCGGCGTCGTCGGCGCGGGGCGGGTCGGCCCCGCCCTCGCCGCCTCGCTGCAGCTCGCCGGGCACCGCCCGGTCGCGGTGTCGGGCGTCTCCGACGCATCCGTGCGCCGGGCCGCCGCACTGCTCCCCGACGTCCCCCTGGTCACCCCCGCCGAGGTCCTCGCACGCGCCGAACTCGTGCTGCTGACCGTCCCCGACGACGCCCTGCCCGGCCTGGTCGAAGGCCTCGCCGAGACCGGCGCCGTGCGACCGGGCCAGCTGCTCGTCCACACCTCCGGCCGGTACGGCACGAAGGTGCTCGACCCCGCGCTGCGGGCCGGCGCCCTCCCCCTCGCCCTGCACCCGGCGATGACCTTCACCGGCAGCTCCGTCGACGTACAGCGCCTGGCGGGCTGCTCCTTCGGGGTGACCGCCCCCGAGGAGCTCAGGCTCGCCGCGGAGGCGCTCGTCATCGAGATGGGCGGCGAACCCGAGTGGATCGCCGAGGAGTCCCGGCCGCTCTACCACGCGGCCCTCGCCCTCGGGGCGAACCACCTGGTCACCCTCGTCGCGCAGTCCATGGACCTGCTCCGCAAGGCCGGCGTGGGCGCGCCCGACCGGATGCTCGGCCCCCTGCTCGGGGCCGCGCTCGACAACGCCCTGCGCTCCGGTGACGCGGCACTGACCGGACCCGTCGCCCGGGGCGACGCGGGGACGGTGTCCGCACACATCCGCGAGCTGCGCGCCCACGCGCCGCAGACGGTGGCCGGATATCTCGCCATGGCGCGCGCCACGGCCGACCGGGCCCTCGACCACGGCCTGCTCAAGCCGGAGTTCGCGGAGGACCTCCTCGGCGTCCTGTCCGACAGCAACGCCGTCAACGGAACGAACGGAACACACGGACCGGACGCGTCCGGACCGGGGGAGAAGCGATGA